The Bdellovibrio sp. ZAP7 DNA segment GGATCGAGAGATGATGAAAGCAAGCCACGAGGATCAAATGATCCAAGTGAATAACTCTGCGGAAACTCGTGTTAAAAAGATCACGGATCTTTCCAATAAAAATGCAAAAAAATTGGGCGAATACTACGGTAGTTCTTTAGATCAAATGGAAGAGAACTATAGCCAACGTATGGAAGGTCAGCGTCAGCGTTTCACAGAAGACCAAGTGGCTAATAACAAAGCCATGACGGAGCGTTTCCGTGGCATGGAGCAGAGCTTCAACGCGAAACTTGAGCAAACTGTGAAGACATACGAGGACAAATTGGCTTCGATGAAAGACAATCAAGATCGCGAAATCAAGCGTCTTGAGAAGTTGTATTCACAACGTATGCAAGATCAAGGCAAGGCGAGTAAGAATGAGAAAGATTCTGTGGCCATGCAATATGAAGCGAAGCTTGCGCAACTCAGTGAGTCGCACAACGATCAGATTGAGAGAATGAATAGACGCCACCAGGAGGATATGCAAAACTTGTCTGTAAAGATGAGTTCATACTCTAGGAAGGCATAGGTTCATGCTAGCAGATCGACGAGCAAAAATTGTGGCGACCATTGGGCCGTCAACTCGTGATGAGAAAAATCTAGAAAAAGCAATTAAGGCGGGCATGAACGTGGCTCGCCTTAACTTTTCCCACGGTGCACATGAAGATCACCTGAAGGTGATCCACTCACTTCGTAAACTTTCAAAAGAGTTGAAGGCGCCGGTTACAATCCTTCAGGATTTACAGGGGCCGAAAGTTCGCGTTGGTAAAATTGAAGGCGGGAAGATTGAAATTAAACCCGGCGAAAAATTTACTTTCACGACAGCACCTGTCTTGGGCCGTCAGGGCCTTATCCCATCTGACTTTAAAGAATTGCCTCTGGCTTGTACTCCAGGCACGCGCATCCTTTTGGATGACGGCTTGATGCAAGTGGAAGTTTTGCAAGTTCGCGGTGACGAAGTTGACGTTGTCGTTATCGACGGCGGTATCTTGAAAGATCGCAAAGGCATGAACTTGCCAGGCGTGAATCTGCCTGTGGATCCAATGACTCCGAAAGATTTGGAAGACCTGGAATTTGGGATTGCGAATAAAGTGGATTATATCGCTTTAAGTTTTGTGCGCCATGCGCGCGATATTCGCAAACTTCGTGAAATTATCGAAGCTCGTGGTTCTCAGGCTAAGATTGTCGCTAAAATCGAAATGATCGAAGCTATCGAAAACTTGGAAGAGATCTGTCGTCTTTCAGACGCCGTGATGGTGGCTCGCGGTGACTTGGCTGTCGAAGTCGGTCAAAGCCGTTTGCCGGGTTTCCAAAAACGTATCATCAATGTTTGCAACCAATTGGGGCGTCCTGTTATCACGGCAACGCAAATGCTGGAGAGCATGATTGAAAACCCTCGTCCAACGCGCGCAGAGATCACTGACGTGGCGAACGCGGTTTTGGATGGTTCAGATGCCTTGATGCTTTCTGCAGAGTCTGCAAGCGGTAAGAATCCGTTTAAAGCGATTCGCACTATGCATGAGATCATTCTTGAAGTTGAGCGCAACGAAGAGGAATATTACAAAATTTCTTTGGACAGCGAATTCCTAAGTACACCTGCATCGATCGCAGCGAGTGCTTCTTTGAGTGCTTTGAAATTGAATGCCACGGCAATCATCTGTCTAACCAGCACAGGTAAAACTGCTAGCATTATTTCATCGTTCCGTCCTAAAGCTCGCATCATATCGGTAACTCAGCACCATGAGGTGTTGAATTCTCAGGAATTAAACTGGGGTATCCAAACCCATGCGATTAAGCCTTACAAAAACATGGAAGACATTTTGTCTGAAGTGGATCGCTTGTTGGTGACTCATGGTTTGTCTAAAACAGGTGATAAAGTGATCGTCACGTTGGGGCAACCTATTGCGAGTGGTGTGAAGACAAATTCTTTGTATGTTCATACAGTGGGCGGAGAAGATTTGACGAAACTTCCGGATGAGCAGTTGCCACTGCGTTGTCAGGCTGATCCAAACATCGACTAATAAATCCGAAATATGTAAATTAAAAAAGCCCTGGTTAACCAGGGCTTTTTTAATGCGTTGGCGCTACAAAAAACGGCAGGCGCCTTTTAGCGCAGTCTGCGTTTTAAGTTGTTTAGCAGGGTCCAATTGTTTGCCTGGGGTTCCACAAACGGAAGTTCCAGCAGAACAAAAACGCTTGAGCCATCCATGATTTTTTCATTTAAGTATTTCTTTTCAATCAAGCTGTTCACGTCGTCAGGTTTGATCAGTTGACCAAATTCTTTCACGGAATCATTTTGCAAATCCGTCAGACTGACTTTGTTTAAACCTTTTTTATCTGGTTCAACTTTTTTTGCAAAGTGAATCAGAGCGTTTAGAACTTTACACTCTTGTTCCGTCAAAGGATCTTTTTTGTCTTTTTCTTGTTTGTAGATCCAGTCGTTGTGCCAGTCTACGAAAGCAAAAAGTTCAGCAGCTTTCATGTTAACGATTTTTTGAGTGCCATCGCCGCGGTCTTCCTGAGTAGCGAAACCCAACTCAGTCAACGCGTTTACCAGTGAGTTCATTTTATTCGTAGCTTCCTGGAAAATTTGAATCGTATAGTTGCGAAGCAAGACCGAAGATATGCTGACGCCATTGGCTTCGGGTTTTCCATACTTATTGCAAACAAAATTGAAAATCGACATCAGCTTGTTGATCACATGAGGTGGAAAGCGCTCTTCATCGGCATTGGCTGTTTCCAGCTGCTTTAGTTTTTTATTTGATTCGCGAATAGTCTCATTCAGGTTTTTTAGAATCGCACGAACCCATACTGGCAACTGATCTAGCTGTTTATTTAAAGATTCATAGGGGAGTGCGATTACTTCTGTTTCTTTGATTGCTTTAACGTTCGCACTGCGAGGCTTGTTGTCGAATAAACCCATTTCCCCAACCATGGAACCGGGGCTGATCTCTGCCAGAGAAACTTCTGATTGGCCTTTTGTTTTTGTGACCGCAAGCAATCCGGATTTGATAATATACATCGCGTCCGCAGGATCACCTTCGCGAAATAAGTAATTATCTTTTGCGATCTTTTTTGCCTCAGCCACAGACAGGTCCTTCCCGAGAAATTGTTGCATTTAGTATCTCGAAAAAATGCCCTGTGATCACTGGGAAAACTACGGACTGGACTTTAGCTAGAGACAGTAGACAAAAAACCAAAGACCCTGCAAAAAGGTACGGCCTTACTTGAACAAGTAAGGCCGTACCTTTTTGCGTTTTTGATTTGAATTGTTTGGTTAAACTTAGAAAGTCATCGCTTTGCAGTCAGGGGCGATAGTCATTTTGCCCTCTGTGGCTGCGAGAACTTTTTCCGGAGACAAATCCGGAGCATATTCTTTTAAAACGAAACCTTTATCAGTTACTTCGATCACGCCGAAATCGCTGACAATTTTCTTGATACACTTGATACCTGTTAATGGCAGAGTGCATTTTGTGCGAAGTTTGGAATTTCCTTCTTTGTCAGTGTGTTGCATGGCTACGATTACGTTACGAGCGCCGGCAACTAGATCCATTGCGCCGCCCATGCCTTTTACCATTTTGCCTGGAACCATCCAGTTTGCGATAGAACCTTGCTCGTCCACTTCCATAGCGCCCAGAACTGTCAAGTCCACGTGGCCACCGCGAATCATCGCGAAAGAGTCCGCGCTGGAAAAGAAACTTGCTCCTGGTACGGCTGTCACAGTTTGCTTACCAGCATTGACGAGATCAGCATCGACTTGATCTTCAGTTGGGTATGCGCCCATTCCTAAAAGACCATTTTCGCTCTGTAACATAACGGACATGCCCTTAGGAATGTAGTTTGCAACCAAAGTTGGAATGCCGATACCTAAGTTCACGCAATAGCCATCTTGAACTTCTTTAGAGATACGTTGTGCGATTTGTTCTCTTGTTAGTGGCATGTATTACCCCTTGCTCACAGTGCGCTGTTCGATGCGTTTTTGATAGTTCGTTCCTTGGAAAATCCTTTGAACGAATACGCCGGGAGTGTGAACTTGATCTGGATCCAGTTCACCCACTTCAACCAATTCTTCAACTTCTGCAACAGTGATTTTGCCAGCAGTTGCCGCCATTGGATTAAAGTTGCGTGCTGTTTTTCTGAAAACAAGATTTCCGAATTTGTCGCCCTTCCAGGCTTTGACAAGTGCGAAATCACCAACGATACCGTGCTCAAGAACATAATCACGACCGTCGAAGTTTTTGATTTCTTTGCCTTCAGCTACCAAAGTTCCCACACCTGTTGGGGTGTAGAATCCTGCGATACCCGCGCCACCGGCACGAATACGCTCGGCCAAAGTTCCCTGAGGGCAGAACTCAAGTTCAAGTTCGCCGCTCATATATTGTTTTTCGAATAAGGCGTTTTCACCCACATAAGATGAAATCATTTTTTTGATCTGACGTTTTTGCAAAAGCAAACCCAAACCAAAATCATCCACGCCGGCATTGTTGGAAACGCAAGTCAGATTTTTTACTCCGCGTTCAACCAAGGCCGCGATGGAGTTTTCAGGAATACCGCAAAGACCAAAGCCACCAACGACCAAGGTCATTCCGTCTTTTACGCCTTCAAGGGCCGACATGGCATCTTTATAAACTTTTTTGCTCATGATGTTTCTCCAAATGAAAAAGGCTGCCTCACTGGGCAGCCCTTAAGCGATTAAGCTTTTTCGATAATAAGAGCAACGGCTTCGCCGCCACCAATACACAAAGTCGCTAGACCATAGCGTTTGTTGTGCGTGTGAAGAGCGTGAACCAATGTCGTAAGGATACGGGCACCAGAAGCACCGATCGGGTGACCGATAGCTACCGCACCACCGTGGACGTTGACTTTAGCGGCTGGGATTTCCAGTTCTTTCATTGCTACCTGAGTAACAACTGCGAACGCTTCGTTGATCTCCCAAAGATCGATATCGCCAACTTTCAAGTTTGCTTTTGCAAGCGCTTTTTTGATTGCGCCCACTGGAGCTGTTGTGAAGTATTTTGGTTCGTGTGCGAATGTTCCGTGAGCCACGATTTTTGCCAAAGGTTTTGCGCCACGTTTTTTAGCTTCAGATTCAGACATCAAAACGTGAGCAGCGCCACCGTCGTTGATTTTAGAAGCATTCGCCGCCGTGATCGTTCCCGCTTTATCGAAAGCTGGTTTCAATCCAGGAATTTTGTCGAAGTTCGTGTTGAATGGTTCTTCGTCTTTATCGATAACCACGTCACCTTTGCGACCGGCAACCGTTACTGGCACGATTTCGTTTTTGAATACGCCATCAGCCCAAGCTTTTTGTGCTTTTTTGTATGAATCAACAGCGAAAGCATCTTGTTCTTCACGAGTGAAGTTATGCTCTTTCACGCAGATCTCTGCAGCGTTACCCATGTGGAAATTGTTGTATGGATCCCATAGACCATCTTTGATCATGGAGTCAGTCATTTGTGTCGCGCCCATGCGGTAACCGGAACGAGAATTTTCCAGCAAGTGCGGAGCCAAAGTCATGTTCTCCTGACCACCAGCCACTGCAATTTTAGTGTTACCCAATTGAATATTATCAGCAGCCAACATCACGGCTTTAAGGCCAGAGCCGCAAACTTTATTGATCGTCATGCATGGAGTGTTGTTGCTAAGGCCAGCAAAAAGAGCTGCTTGACGAGCGGGAGCTTGTCCAACACCGGCAGTCAATACTTCACCCATAATGACTTCATCGATTTCATTCGGGGAAACATTTGCACGAGTTAGAGCTTCTTTAATCGCAGCTGCGCCTAGTTTGGGAGCAGGGACTGCACCGAAACCACCTTGAAAGGATGCGACAGGAGTTCTGACGCTGCTGACAATCACTACATTTTCCATAATTCACCTCTTCATGTTGAAAATCGTAAAAAAATTATCTTAAATAGAGTCTGAGTCAATATTTCAGAATTTGGAGACAACGCATGTCAGCGATCACGGTCATCTTGATGAGTCTTTTTGTTCAGCCTCTTTTTGCAGCCACGTTTGAGGCTCCGGTTCAAGAAGGTACTCGTTTGGTTCTTAAAGGATTTGAAGCTCAGGTGCAGCTTGTCGCAGTGCCCGGATCAAATGCCGTAAAAATCTCTGGAGTGGACGAATCAGGTATGGAAGGCGCTTACGTGGTGACTAAGAAAGATAATACCATCGAAGTCAGCATGAATGAATTCGGCAGTAAGAAAACCTGGATGAATATCTTGCCGAAAGCGAACTCTCAGATGAAAAAAATTGAGATTTCCGGTGCCCCGATCCCGGTGGAGATTCAGCTTAAAGGTGGCAGCGTCATTGCGCAAAAATGGAGCAAAGATCTGAAAGTGAGTATGACTTCAGGTCGTACGGTGGCATCTAATGGCACGGGCTCTTTGCAACTTTATGTGCAAAAAGGTGAGATCAGTGTCAGTGATCATGTGGGTCGCGTAAATGCCGACGGTTATTCAGGAGTGATGAATCTTAAAAACATCCAAGGCGACATCGATGCGTCGATGTTTTCTGGTCAGTTGAATATCGAAAAAGTTCGCGGCTTCGTATCGCTTTCAACACAGCAGGCCACAGGAAAAGTGAACCAAGGTTCGGGCACAATCCAATTTGAAAATGGAAAAGGCAGTTTGAATTTGCAGGCGTTCCAAGGCCGTCTTGAAGGACAAAACCAAGAAGGAAACGTCAGCATCACAATGGCATTGGATTCCGAAGTGGATGTAAAATCCAAAGCGGGTCGTATCAATATCACCTCGCCCGCAGCTTCGGGGGCTAGCGTCAATTTGTACACAGTCGATGGTGAGATCTTTGTTCCTAATGAGTTGAAAGTGAACAAGTTAAGCTCAGAGAAAAGTGTTCGTGGCCGCCTTCGTGGCACAACACAAAGAGGCAGCATTTCTGTGCGCAGCCAAGAGGCGACAATTCTAGTGAAATGAGTTGACAGCCCAAGCTCTATGATTCAGGTATTTGAAGGTACATTCACCATCGTCAACTAGGTAAAATAATGGCAAAAATCGTTAAAAAGAAGCCCGCAGCAAAGACACCAGCAAAACCGGCCAAAAAAGCCCCAGTAAAAGCTGCGT contains these protein-coding regions:
- a CDS encoding CoA transferase subunit A produces the protein MSKKVYKDAMSALEGVKDGMTLVVGGFGLCGIPENSIAALVERGVKNLTCVSNNAGVDDFGLGLLLQKRQIKKMISSYVGENALFEKQYMSGELELEFCPQGTLAERIRAGGAGIAGFYTPTGVGTLVAEGKEIKNFDGRDYVLEHGIVGDFALVKAWKGDKFGNLVFRKTARNFNPMAATAGKITVAEVEELVEVGELDPDQVHTPGVFVQRIFQGTNYQKRIEQRTVSKG
- the pyk gene encoding pyruvate kinase, whose protein sequence is MLADRRAKIVATIGPSTRDEKNLEKAIKAGMNVARLNFSHGAHEDHLKVIHSLRKLSKELKAPVTILQDLQGPKVRVGKIEGGKIEIKPGEKFTFTTAPVLGRQGLIPSDFKELPLACTPGTRILLDDGLMQVEVLQVRGDEVDVVVIDGGILKDRKGMNLPGVNLPVDPMTPKDLEDLEFGIANKVDYIALSFVRHARDIRKLREIIEARGSQAKIVAKIEMIEAIENLEEICRLSDAVMVARGDLAVEVGQSRLPGFQKRIINVCNQLGRPVITATQMLESMIENPRPTRAEITDVANAVLDGSDALMLSAESASGKNPFKAIRTMHEIILEVERNEEEYYKISLDSEFLSTPASIAASASLSALKLNATAIICLTSTGKTASIISSFRPKARIISVTQHHEVLNSQELNWGIQTHAIKPYKNMEDILSEVDRLLVTHGLSKTGDKVIVTLGQPIASGVKTNSLYVHTVGGEDLTKLPDEQLPLRCQADPNID
- a CDS encoding CoA transferase subunit B — encoded protein: MPLTREQIAQRISKEVQDGYCVNLGIGIPTLVANYIPKGMSVMLQSENGLLGMGAYPTEDQVDADLVNAGKQTVTAVPGASFFSSADSFAMIRGGHVDLTVLGAMEVDEQGSIANWMVPGKMVKGMGGAMDLVAGARNVIVAMQHTDKEGNSKLRTKCTLPLTGIKCIKKIVSDFGVIEVTDKGFVLKEYAPDLSPEKVLAATEGKMTIAPDCKAMTF
- a CDS encoding acetyl-CoA C-acetyltransferase; amino-acid sequence: MENVVIVSSVRTPVASFQGGFGAVPAPKLGAAAIKEALTRANVSPNEIDEVIMGEVLTAGVGQAPARQAALFAGLSNNTPCMTINKVCGSGLKAVMLAADNIQLGNTKIAVAGGQENMTLAPHLLENSRSGYRMGATQMTDSMIKDGLWDPYNNFHMGNAAEICVKEHNFTREEQDAFAVDSYKKAQKAWADGVFKNEIVPVTVAGRKGDVVIDKDEEPFNTNFDKIPGLKPAFDKAGTITAANASKINDGGAAHVLMSESEAKKRGAKPLAKIVAHGTFAHEPKYFTTAPVGAIKKALAKANLKVGDIDLWEINEAFAVVTQVAMKELEIPAAKVNVHGGAVAIGHPIGASGARILTTLVHALHTHNKRYGLATLCIGGGEAVALIIEKA
- a CDS encoding Crp/Fnr family transcriptional regulator, which produces MQQFLGKDLSVAEAKKIAKDNYLFREGDPADAMYIIKSGLLAVTKTKGQSEVSLAEISPGSMVGEMGLFDNKPRSANVKAIKETEVIALPYESLNKQLDQLPVWVRAILKNLNETIRESNKKLKQLETANADEERFPPHVINKLMSIFNFVCNKYGKPEANGVSISSVLLRNYTIQIFQEATNKMNSLVNALTELGFATQEDRGDGTQKIVNMKAAELFAFVDWHNDWIYKQEKDKKDPLTEQECKVLNALIHFAKKVEPDKKGLNKVSLTDLQNDSVKEFGQLIKPDDVNSLIEKKYLNEKIMDGSSVFVLLELPFVEPQANNWTLLNNLKRRLR